From the Paraflavitalea soli genome, the window ACGATCATGACAGAAAAGTATGCCCCACGCTACCGGCACGACCTGGTTTTTACCATGGGCACCGGCAAGATCAAGACCAAGGCCTCCCTGGGCTATTCCAGGTCCGACGCTTTTTATGATCACTACTCCTATGAACGCTACCTGTTCCGCATCAACAATGACCTGCAGATCAACAATAAGCTCAGCGCCAACCTCGACGTAGCTTACAAACGCACCCATACAGAATCGCCCATTGGCAATCCTATTTATGAATCACGGGTAATGCCGGCAATTTATGATGACTATTATGCCAATGGCAACTATGCTTTGGCCAAGGACGGCCGCAATCCCATTGCCCAATTGAATGAAGGAGGTACCGCTAAAACTTACCTCAACCAGATCACCGGTCGCCTGGTATTCAATTTCAAACCCATCCAGGACCTTACATTGACAGCCTTGCTCTCTCCCACTTTTGACCTGGATAAATCAAAGACCTTTTCCAAAAGGATCCCTTTCACCAATCCCGATGGTAGCCCCAGTGCCTTCAGTAACCAGGCCAGAAGTATATTGACCGAAGGCAGAACCGATAACCTGGCTATTACAGGCCAGTTGCTGGCCGATTACACGAAGGATTTTAAAGGCGGTCATAGCCTTGGCATATTGGGTGGCTATGAAGAACTGTATAATTTCAATGAATCACTGGGAGCTTCCCGCAGTGGATTTGCACTTACAGATTTTCCTTACCTCAATGCCGGCTCACAGGAATTACGGGATAATAGCGGCAGCGCCAGCGAATCGGCACTCCGCTCTTTCTTTGGCCGGGTGAAATACGATTTCAATAGTAAATATTATATACAGGGCAACCTGCGGTATGACAAATCAAGTCGCTTTGGCAAACAGTTCCGTGACGCCTTATTTCCTTCCGTATCCGCAGGCTGGGCTGTTTCGGAAGAGTCCTTCATGAAGGATCTCAACTGGCTATCGTATCTGAAGCTGAGGGGGTCTTATGGAGAAGTAGGCAATGAACGCATTGGCAATTACCCTTACCAGGCTACCATCAGCTTTACCAATGCTTTGTTTTATCAGAATGGTGTAGTAGTCCCCCTCAATGGCGGCGCACAGGTAGATTATGCAGTTGAAAACATTTCCTGGGAAACCACCCGTACGATCGATGTAGGGGTGGATGCTGCCTTCCTGAAAAACAGGCTCACCGTCACTGCCGACTATTACCAGAAAAGGACCTATGATATCCTGCTGGCACTGGATATTCCGTTGTACCTGGGCTATGAAAAACCCAGCCAGAATGCAGGCACACTGGATGTAAAAGGATGGGAACTGGAAGTGGGCTGGAAAGATCATGTGGGCAAGCTCAATTACTCAGTAGCTTTTAATATTGCTGATGCCAGGTCAACGATCATTGATATGAAGGGCACCCAATTGCTGGGAGCACAAAGCACTTTTAAAGGCAGTGAATTCAATGAATGGTTTGGCTATCGCTCCAACGGATTATACCAATCAGCAGCCGATACGGCCGGATCGCCCAAACTGAACTCCAATGTAAGTCCGGGCGATGTAAGGTATGTGGACATCAATAAAGACGGTAAGATAACTCCCGACGATAAACAATTACTGGGCGGCTCCCTTCCCCGCTACCTGTATGGTGGCAATATCAGGGCCGACTACAAGGGATTTGATATTGGATTGTCCTTCCAGGGCATCGGTAAAAAGCTCACAAGACTGAGCGGTGAGATCGTTCAGCCTTTTGCCGAGGCATTTGGCAATGTACCACAGGAGATCGCAGGCAAATTCTGGAGCAAGTCCAATACGCCGGAGCAAAACCTGCAGGCACGCTATCCAAGATTGTCCACCCGCTCTATTTCCAACAACTACGAAATGTCTGACTTCTGGCTGGTAAACGGGGCCTACTTCCGCATAAAGAACCTTACCCTTGGTTATACGCTGAAACAGGAACTGGTAAAGAAAGCCGGTATCCAATCCCTGCGCTTTTATGTTTCCGCCAATGACCTGTTTGCCATACATCATTTCCCGAATTACTGGGATCCTGAAGCTGGCACGTCTTCCTATCCCATTGTAACCACCATCATGGCCGGAGCCACCGTAAGGTTTTAGTCAAACCACCTAAAGATCATAACAATGAAAAAGATATTCCTGCTAATACTGGTAATCACCGGCCTGGGGGCCTGTAATAAGCTGGACCTGAATCCGCTTTCAGAACCTTCCACGGGTAGCTTTTATAAGAATCAAACAGAGCTTGAGCTGGCGGTCAATGACCTCTACCGGCTTGACTTCTGGGGCAACGATAATGAACAGTTTTCGGATAATTACTGGCACAGGGGCCAATTGGGCAATGCAGTTACATTTGGCACCATGAATGCCGAAGATGGCACTGCACAGGCATTATGGTCCATCTGCTATAAAGCGATTGCAAGGGTCAATACTTTCCTGGCCAATAAGGACAGGGCGGCAGCCAATACCCCGGCCAGCGTGATCACTACGCTGGAAGCGGAAATGAGGCTGATACGCGCCTATCAATACTCCAGGCTCATTACGCACTTTGGAGATGTACCTTTACTGAAAGAGCCCATTCCGCTGGAACAATCCTATGGCATAAAGCGCACAGGTAAAGATGAAATACTGAACTTCATTTTCACAGAACTGGACTTTGCTGCTGCCAACCTGCCCTCATCCTACAGTGGATCGGCCTTGAAACGCCTGACCAAAGGAGCGGCGCTTTCCATAAAGGCACGTACAGCCCTGTATTTGGGTAAATGGGCCATTGCCAGGGATGCAGCTTCGGCAGTCATGCAGTTCACAGGAGCCGGAGCCTATAGCCTGCATCCCAATTATGCGCAGCTGTTCCTGAAGGCCGGAGAAACCAGCCCCGAACTCATCATCAGCATTCCCAGAGATGAAACACAAAAGGTGTTTACATCCGGCACCAATGTACAGGACCAGATACCGCGTAATACAGGCGGCTTTGGCGCCCAGATACCCACCCGTGAGATCGTAGACGCTTACGAATGCACTGATGGAAAACCGATCGATGAATCCCCGCTTTACAATCCATTGTCTCCTTTTGCCAATCGTGACCCACGCCTCACGGCAACGGTGGTGGAATTCAACACACCATGGCTGGGCTACAGCTACCAGCCGCATCCCGATACACTTACCGTATTCAGCACCAAAGAAAACAAAAGGGTTTCTAACCGCGATAATCGCGCAGTAGCTGCCTTTGCCAGCTTCACCGGATTTCTGTGGAAGAAAGGCATTGATCAATCCTGGGCCGATAAGGTGGCTGAAGACAATGATGCTGTTATTATCCGCTTTGCAGAAGTATTACTCACCTATGCAGAAGCAAAGATCGAATTGAATGAAGTGGATGCAAGCGTATTGGACGCCATTAACCGCGTCAGGGCCCGGGCCTATGGAGTAGCAGTAGCACAAACCACCTTGTATCCGGCCATCACCGTCACAGATGCCATTGAACTAAAGAAGATCATTAAGAGAGAAAGAAGGGTGGAATTTGCAAAAGAAGGATTACGGTATATGGACCTGATACGCTGGCGGCTGGCAGAAAAAGCACTCACCAGGCCCGTCATTGGATTACCCGATCCTGCCAATCAAAACCGGGCTAAATGGCCATTCCCGGGCGTAACACCCATTGATGACGACGGCATACCCGACTATACAGGGTTTGGTAATGATGTAAAAATAGTAGCCCAGCGCAACTTTGATAAGAGCAAACAATACCTCTGGCCCATACCAGCCATAGAACGGCGCGTAAATCCTTCCCTGGACCAGAACCCCAATTATTAGCGATCAGGTATTCACTAAAAGCTAACGCCTGACAGCTAATAACCCCTTTAAAAAAATATCATTAAGATCACAAAGTATACTCTATGAAGCTATTATTCCGAAGGCTTATCCTACCAGTCCTGTGTATCCTCGTTTCCTGCCAGGTTCATGCACAGCCGGCCGGCGCCAGTCTTCCGCCATTTGTAACAGCCCCTGGCAAACCATTACAAATAAGCGGTGTATATCCGCACCTGGCGGTGTTTAATGAAGGAGGAGGCGCTAAATGCGCAGGTGACGGCAGCGAAGGAGGCATCGGCGCTGTAACGCCCTGGGCCGGCAAACTATGGATGATCACCTATTCACCGCATTGTCCGAATGGAAGTTCAGATAAACTGTACAGTATTGATGAAGGACTCAACCTGTATGCCCATCCTGAAAGCGTGGGCGGCACGCCGGCCAACCGCATGATCCACCGGGAAAGCAATCAATTGATCACCGGCTCTTATTTTATCGATTCCACCGGCAACATCCGTACCGTGCCGCTTACCGTAATGCCGGGCAGGATGACAGCCACGGCAAGACATTTATCCGACCCAGCCAACAAAGTTTATTTCTATGATATGGAAGGTATGTTGTATGAAGTGAATGTGCATACCCTGGCCGTGAATAAACTGT encodes:
- a CDS encoding RagB/SusD family nutrient uptake outer membrane protein; translation: MKKIFLLILVITGLGACNKLDLNPLSEPSTGSFYKNQTELELAVNDLYRLDFWGNDNEQFSDNYWHRGQLGNAVTFGTMNAEDGTAQALWSICYKAIARVNTFLANKDRAAANTPASVITTLEAEMRLIRAYQYSRLITHFGDVPLLKEPIPLEQSYGIKRTGKDEILNFIFTELDFAAANLPSSYSGSALKRLTKGAALSIKARTALYLGKWAIARDAASAVMQFTGAGAYSLHPNYAQLFLKAGETSPELIISIPRDETQKVFTSGTNVQDQIPRNTGGFGAQIPTREIVDAYECTDGKPIDESPLYNPLSPFANRDPRLTATVVEFNTPWLGYSYQPHPDTLTVFSTKENKRVSNRDNRAVAAFASFTGFLWKKGIDQSWADKVAEDNDAVIIRFAEVLLTYAEAKIELNEVDASVLDAINRVRARAYGVAVAQTTLYPAITVTDAIELKKIIKRERRVEFAKEGLRYMDLIRWRLAEKALTRPVIGLPDPANQNRAKWPFPGVTPIDDDGIPDYTGFGNDVKIVAQRNFDKSKQYLWPIPAIERRVNPSLDQNPNY
- a CDS encoding SusC/RagA family TonB-linked outer membrane protein → MKKQLLYVLSGLLLFYGQAMAQSKSVTGKVMDVLNNQPLAGVSITIPGTVTGTTTDSAGLFQLQVPASAKVIQVSLINYLTQTIEINGGPMSILLTAAAKGLDEVVVVGYGTQKKKDLTGAVSTIGAKDIGGRQTIQVSEALQGSIAGVSVTRSSGAPGAGASILIRGITTLGANNPLIILDGVPVSNIDNVNPNDVENITVLKDAASAAIYGSRGAAGVVLVTTKRARNGQSSLEYNYEYGVQKATALPEYADAPDYMRYFNEQATNDGASTGPYPIAFINNFADSNRLYPDKFPFSNTNWQKTIMTEKYAPRYRHDLVFTMGTGKIKTKASLGYSRSDAFYDHYSYERYLFRINNDLQINNKLSANLDVAYKRTHTESPIGNPIYESRVMPAIYDDYYANGNYALAKDGRNPIAQLNEGGTAKTYLNQITGRLVFNFKPIQDLTLTALLSPTFDLDKSKTFSKRIPFTNPDGSPSAFSNQARSILTEGRTDNLAITGQLLADYTKDFKGGHSLGILGGYEELYNFNESLGASRSGFALTDFPYLNAGSQELRDNSGSASESALRSFFGRVKYDFNSKYYIQGNLRYDKSSRFGKQFRDALFPSVSAGWAVSEESFMKDLNWLSYLKLRGSYGEVGNERIGNYPYQATISFTNALFYQNGVVVPLNGGAQVDYAVENISWETTRTIDVGVDAAFLKNRLTVTADYYQKRTYDILLALDIPLYLGYEKPSQNAGTLDVKGWELEVGWKDHVGKLNYSVAFNIADARSTIIDMKGTQLLGAQSTFKGSEFNEWFGYRSNGLYQSAADTAGSPKLNSNVSPGDVRYVDINKDGKITPDDKQLLGGSLPRYLYGGNIRADYKGFDIGLSFQGIGKKLTRLSGEIVQPFAEAFGNVPQEIAGKFWSKSNTPEQNLQARYPRLSTRSISNNYEMSDFWLVNGAYFRIKNLTLGYTLKQELVKKAGIQSLRFYVSANDLFAIHHFPNYWDPEAGTSSYPIVTTIMAGATVRF